Proteins from a genomic interval of Zingiber officinale cultivar Zhangliang chromosome 1B, Zo_v1.1, whole genome shotgun sequence:
- the LOC122052945 gene encoding uncharacterized protein LOC122052945, which produces MESVAASAAIPSSPSPLSFFLPKRTTPRRQFLPPIASKSDREDEKDLNFASESTSLVPFLGGRGSLSHLPKDAAMGLVLSAAAGRGWTTGSGMEGPPIPADADSTDQTVLTFPWSLYTKSPRRRMRVSFTCNVCGQRTTRAINPHAYTDGTVFVQCCGCNVFHKLVDNLNLFHEMKCYVNPSFLYKGDMPFNYMDGDDDQDIFPIF; this is translated from the exons ATGGAGTCCGTCGCGGCATCGGCAGCGATCCCATCGTCGCCGTCTCCCCTCTCCTTCTTCTTGCCCAAGAGAACAACGCCTCGGCGCCAATTTCTTCCACCGATCGCCTCCAAGAGCG ATCGGGAAGATGAAAAGGATCTTAATTTTGCGTCTGAGAGCACCAGCCTTGTGCCTTTCCTCGGCGGTCGCGGTTCCCTTTCCCACCTTCCCAAG GATGCGGCGATGGGGTTGGTTTTGAGTGCTGCAGCTGGAAGAGGGTGGACGACGGGATCTGGAATGGAAGGCCCTCCCATCCCAGCTGACGCTGATTCAACTGATCAGACTGTTCTTACCTTCCCATGGTCCTTATACACCAAATCTCCCCGACGTCGGATGCGCGTCTCCTTCACTTGCAACGTCTGTGGCCAGCGAACGACTCGCGCCATCAACCCCCATGCTTACACTGATGGCACCGTCTTTGTTCAG TGTTGCGGGTGCAATGTGTTCCACAAACTGGTTGACAATTTAAATCTATTTCATGAAATGAAGTGCTATGTTAATCCGAGTTTCCTCTACAAAGGAGATATGCCTTTCAATTACATGGATGGAGATGATGATCAGGACATCTTTCCTATCTTCTGA